The following proteins are encoded in a genomic region of Protaetiibacter sp. SSC-01:
- a CDS encoding ATP-binding protein: protein MTPTNPTHVRGIAALAVLATSWGLALASIAIMWVYELPELPLPGVFLSASPPLVQSRFDEIGVTVAIIYGALSAVLIARRPSTVAVIFAVHAVGSGLAAFGVQWGLLGERIPDLPLWGLLAHAAGWGYIPGTVATAIVPLLVLRRTPGRIASAVAGVGIGLAIIATLAALVNQAAVDPVTGGPINPLAIPDPAVQLALPYIYGVAVSLAVLLSIGVAVWVVLEWRRSVRIRRGRLAWLAVGHAFLSFSYLLLVIPAGDGVPKLVWDLGMIAPVVGQIFYPSAVLVLMLGTRIRGIDVAVSRVLLWSILVVVAVTGYLIVVEVLKTTTELDPVASGILAAALVAFSLQWGRRGIAEGIDRLIYGPDGDPAKLLGRLGERVGEFDSGVEGLTGLAAALRAALGVSSVEIAPDDQVSPVILVGEPAGEATTVELRAAGARIGEIRVTARAGERLSRMTLRQLEGLAGVVATALRLALASARLGDARDALVAARQAERRMLRRELHDSIGPALAGVGFGLAAVDNLRMTDPSAAGELASRLAQDLREQLGEVRRVARSVRADRTVFELSVELSELAADFAGSGVEVTVEAPAAWRVPARAIRPLYLVAAEAVHNAVRHSGASTVAIRVLEDDGGVVLTVADDGHGFEPARVSGGVGLTTMREHATEAEAELALHSGPTGTTITFRVATLAAAPTTTATLEHTA from the coding sequence ATGACGCCGACCAACCCGACCCACGTGCGCGGCATCGCGGCCCTCGCCGTGCTCGCGACCTCGTGGGGGCTCGCCCTCGCGTCCATCGCGATCATGTGGGTCTACGAGCTGCCCGAGCTGCCGCTGCCGGGCGTCTTCCTCTCGGCCTCGCCGCCGCTCGTGCAGTCGCGCTTCGACGAGATCGGGGTGACCGTCGCGATCATCTACGGTGCCCTGAGCGCCGTGCTCATCGCGCGTCGCCCCTCCACCGTCGCGGTGATCTTCGCGGTGCACGCGGTCGGCTCGGGCCTCGCCGCCTTCGGCGTGCAGTGGGGCCTGCTCGGCGAGCGCATCCCCGACCTCCCCCTGTGGGGTCTGCTCGCGCACGCCGCCGGGTGGGGCTACATCCCCGGCACGGTGGCCACCGCGATCGTGCCGCTGCTCGTGCTGCGCCGCACGCCCGGACGGATCGCGTCCGCGGTCGCGGGGGTCGGCATCGGCCTCGCGATCATCGCGACGCTCGCGGCCCTCGTCAACCAGGCGGCCGTCGACCCCGTCACGGGCGGCCCGATCAACCCGCTCGCGATCCCCGACCCCGCTGTGCAGCTCGCGCTGCCCTACATCTATGGCGTCGCCGTCTCGCTCGCGGTGCTGCTCTCGATCGGCGTCGCCGTGTGGGTCGTGCTCGAGTGGCGGCGCTCGGTGCGCATCCGCCGCGGGCGCCTCGCCTGGCTCGCGGTCGGGCACGCGTTCCTGTCGTTCTCGTACCTGCTGCTCGTGATCCCCGCGGGCGACGGCGTTCCGAAGCTCGTGTGGGATCTCGGCATGATCGCGCCCGTCGTCGGCCAGATCTTCTACCCGTCCGCCGTGCTCGTGCTCATGCTCGGCACGCGCATCCGGGGCATCGACGTCGCGGTGTCGCGCGTGCTGCTGTGGTCGATCCTCGTGGTCGTCGCGGTCACGGGCTACCTCATCGTCGTCGAGGTGCTCAAGACGACGACCGAGCTCGACCCCGTCGCATCCGGCATCCTCGCGGCCGCCCTCGTGGCGTTCTCGCTGCAGTGGGGGCGGCGGGGGATCGCGGAGGGCATCGACCGGCTCATCTACGGACCCGATGGCGACCCCGCGAAGCTGCTCGGTCGCCTCGGCGAGCGCGTGGGCGAGTTCGACTCGGGCGTCGAGGGGCTCACGGGCCTCGCCGCCGCACTGCGCGCGGCCCTCGGGGTGTCGTCGGTCGAGATCGCCCCCGACGATCAGGTGTCGCCCGTGATCCTCGTCGGCGAGCCCGCGGGCGAGGCGACGACCGTCGAGCTGCGCGCCGCGGGCGCGCGCATCGGCGAGATCCGCGTGACCGCCCGCGCCGGGGAGCGCCTCTCGCGCATGACGTTGCGGCAGCTCGAGGGGCTCGCGGGCGTCGTCGCGACGGCCCTCCGACTCGCCCTCGCGAGCGCGCGCCTCGGCGATGCACGCGACGCGCTCGTCGCAGCCCGCCAGGCGGAGCGGCGGATGCTGCGCCGAGAGCTCCACGACAGCATCGGCCCGGCGCTCGCGGGCGTCGGCTTCGGCCTCGCGGCCGTCGACAACCTGCGCATGACCGACCCGTCGGCCGCGGGCGAGCTCGCGTCGCGGCTCGCCCAGGACCTGCGCGAGCAGCTCGGCGAGGTGCGGCGTGTGGCCCGCAGCGTGCGCGCCGACCGCACCGTCTTCGAGCTCTCGGTCGAGCTCTCGGAGCTCGCGGCGGACTTCGCGGGCTCGGGCGTCGAGGTGACCGTCGAGGCCCCCGCGGCCTGGCGCGTGCCGGCCCGCGCCATCCGTCCCCTCTACCTCGTCGCGGCGGAGGCCGTGCACAACGCCGTGCGCCACTCGGGCGCGTCGACCGTCGCCATCCGCGTGCTCGAGGACGACGGCGGAGTCGTGCTGACGGTCGCCGACGACGGGCACGGCTTCGAGCCCGCGCGCGTCTCGGGCGGCGTGGGCCTCACGACGATGCGCGAGCACGCCACCGAGGCCGAGGCCGAGCTCGCGCTGCACTCCGGCCCCACCGGCACCACGATCACCTTCCGCGTCGCGACCCTCGCGGCCGCACCCACCACCACAGCAACACTGGAGCACACCGCATGA
- a CDS encoding glycerophosphodiester phosphodiesterase family protein, translating to MQSRRPWIIGHRGASGYRPEHTRAAYELAFALGADAVEPDIVATKDGVLVLRHENEISGTTDVARRLEFADRHTTKRFGPASMTGWFTEDFTWEELSTLRATERLPGIRQHSTTFDGRSPIMRLDELLRLIGEASERHGRQLGLVAEIKHAAYFDSIGLPLGELVTDALARFPGRLVVESFEETVLGDVRQRGLEAELVYLFEATGTAPDLVMSLGSAAPDYTAQLDDLGALAQRVHGISVDKGRLIKPDARAGVELVDRAHAAGLQVFTWTLRPENKFLTKPFRAGDSAQWGDWRGEYEAIIATGVDGVFADHPDLAIAARDGA from the coding sequence ATGCAGTCGCGGCGCCCGTGGATCATCGGGCACCGCGGTGCCAGCGGCTACCGGCCTGAGCACACGCGCGCCGCGTACGAGCTCGCCTTCGCACTCGGCGCCGACGCGGTCGAGCCCGACATCGTCGCCACGAAGGACGGCGTGCTCGTGCTGCGTCACGAGAACGAGATCTCGGGCACGACGGATGTCGCGCGCCGCCTCGAGTTCGCCGACCGGCACACGACGAAGCGCTTCGGTCCCGCGAGCATGACGGGCTGGTTCACCGAGGACTTCACGTGGGAGGAGCTCTCGACGCTGCGCGCGACGGAGCGGCTGCCCGGCATCCGTCAGCACTCGACGACGTTCGACGGGCGCTCCCCGATCATGCGTCTCGACGAGCTGCTGCGGCTCATCGGCGAGGCCTCCGAGCGCCACGGCCGCCAGCTCGGCCTCGTCGCCGAGATCAAGCACGCCGCGTACTTCGACTCGATCGGGCTGCCCCTCGGCGAGCTCGTGACGGATGCGCTCGCGCGCTTTCCCGGGCGCCTCGTCGTGGAGAGCTTCGAGGAGACGGTGCTCGGCGACGTGCGGCAGCGCGGTCTCGAGGCGGAGCTCGTCTACCTGTTCGAGGCGACCGGCACGGCGCCCGACCTCGTGATGAGCCTCGGCTCGGCTGCCCCCGACTACACGGCGCAGCTCGACGACCTCGGTGCGCTCGCCCAGCGCGTGCACGGCATCAGCGTCGACAAGGGCCGCCTCATCAAGCCCGACGCGCGCGCGGGCGTCGAGCTCGTCGACCGCGCGCACGCCGCGGGCCTCCAGGTCTTCACGTGGACGCTGCGCCCCGAGAACAAGTTCCTCACGAAGCCGTTCCGCGCCGGCGACTCCGCACAGTGGGGCGACTGGCGGGGCGAGTACGAGGCCATCATCGCGACGGGAGTCGACGGCGTCTTCGCCGACCACCCCGACCTCGCGATCGCCGCGCGCGACGGCGCCTGA
- a CDS encoding sensor histidine kinase has translation MSAPTDAARFDPRSAPVRPGTRRVVAGAAVTTTSWALALTAIVMALVVGPPYAEEGDFTTVYLGYAIIWGGVAGIIVSRGSRLVGGILSVQSIGAGLSCVLTVMLRWGPEDAATLGLLAHLADRPWIPGALASFSVMPLLLTSQPLSRLTRGLVGLGLVLAVIPVVLAAFRQREGSPANPLAIPGDAIQEVLRNTIIVAFTASVALAFVTLGIVAWRRWAGPVADRPGQGWIVLGQTLLVLLASPMFLAGWPEIAMVIDSVAPLAPLVALLFMPAAVIVFALGRRVGGIEVTVNRAIVNVLLVAVLVLTYSAVATTIAIVLPVAPLIAGVMGVAILALGIEPLRIWIQGRVDELVYGDAADPAQLVRTLGERVPDDVDGDDLRALAGELRLALRLARLELHSAEIGGVRAVSGGPGGPASRIPLRGSNGEVGWIEAAAPGHQRVDRRVLRVLDQVSGVLAVAVRLADINRDILDAGERAREVGAEERRMVARELDEGLGPGLSRSAERLDRVPALVASGDPTAAAELAGIREELAERTTEVRDLARTLLPGALDSGDVDTALRELAARFSSARLDISVEGLLGDAIPEGREAAVHHLVAELVLLARRAPEARLARIAIDVEPRSVRIALTVDGRGRPSDEAPILGSVRDRAAELGGTLDDGGTQRLRELVVEVPR, from the coding sequence ATGAGCGCCCCGACGGACGCCGCGCGGTTCGACCCGCGGAGCGCACCCGTGCGCCCGGGCACTCGCCGGGTGGTCGCGGGTGCGGCCGTGACGACGACCTCGTGGGCGCTCGCGCTCACGGCGATCGTCATGGCTCTCGTCGTCGGCCCGCCGTACGCGGAGGAGGGCGACTTCACGACCGTCTACCTCGGCTACGCGATCATCTGGGGCGGCGTCGCCGGCATCATCGTGAGCCGCGGCTCGCGACTCGTGGGCGGCATCCTGTCGGTGCAGTCGATCGGCGCGGGGCTCTCGTGCGTGCTCACGGTCATGCTTCGCTGGGGTCCCGAGGATGCGGCGACGCTCGGGCTGCTCGCCCACCTCGCCGACCGCCCGTGGATCCCGGGGGCCCTCGCGAGCTTCTCGGTCATGCCGTTGCTGCTCACCTCGCAGCCCCTGTCGCGCCTCACGCGCGGGCTCGTCGGGCTCGGGCTCGTGCTCGCGGTCATCCCCGTCGTGCTCGCCGCCTTCCGGCAGCGCGAGGGCTCGCCCGCCAACCCGCTCGCGATCCCCGGAGACGCGATCCAGGAGGTGCTGCGCAACACGATCATCGTGGCCTTCACGGCATCCGTCGCCCTCGCGTTCGTGACCCTCGGGATCGTCGCCTGGCGGCGCTGGGCGGGTCCCGTCGCCGACCGCCCGGGCCAGGGCTGGATCGTGCTCGGCCAGACGCTGCTCGTGCTGCTCGCCTCGCCGATGTTCCTCGCCGGGTGGCCCGAGATCGCGATGGTCATCGACAGCGTCGCGCCCCTCGCGCCGCTCGTCGCCCTGCTCTTCATGCCCGCGGCGGTCATCGTCTTCGCGCTCGGCCGGCGCGTCGGGGGGATCGAGGTCACGGTCAACCGCGCGATCGTCAACGTGCTGCTCGTCGCGGTGCTCGTGCTCACCTACTCGGCCGTCGCGACGACGATCGCGATCGTGCTTCCCGTCGCGCCGCTCATCGCGGGTGTCATGGGCGTCGCCATCCTCGCGCTCGGCATCGAGCCGCTGCGCATCTGGATCCAGGGGCGCGTCGACGAGCTCGTCTACGGCGACGCCGCCGACCCCGCGCAGCTCGTGCGCACGCTCGGCGAGCGCGTGCCCGACGACGTCGACGGCGACGACCTGCGGGCGCTCGCGGGGGAGCTGCGACTCGCGCTGCGCCTCGCGCGCCTCGAGCTGCACTCGGCCGAGATCGGGGGCGTACGCGCCGTGAGCGGGGGCCCGGGCGGACCGGCCTCCCGCATCCCGCTGCGCGGCTCCAACGGCGAGGTCGGCTGGATCGAGGCCGCCGCCCCCGGGCACCAGCGCGTCGACCGGCGCGTGCTGCGCGTGCTCGACCAGGTGTCGGGCGTGCTCGCCGTCGCGGTGCGCCTCGCCGACATCAACCGCGACATCCTCGACGCCGGCGAGCGCGCGCGCGAGGTCGGTGCGGAGGAGCGGCGGATGGTGGCGCGCGAGCTCGACGAGGGCCTCGGCCCCGGGCTCTCCCGCAGCGCAGAGCGCCTCGACCGCGTGCCCGCCCTCGTCGCGAGCGGCGACCCGACCGCGGCGGCCGAGCTCGCCGGCATCCGCGAGGAGCTCGCCGAGCGCACGACGGAGGTGCGCGACCTCGCCCGCACCCTGCTGCCGGGCGCCCTCGACTCGGGCGACGTCGACACGGCCTTGCGCGAGCTCGCGGCGCGGTTCTCGAGCGCGCGCCTCGACATCTCGGTCGAGGGGCTCCTCGGCGACGCGATCCCCGAGGGGCGCGAGGCCGCCGTGCACCACCTCGTCGCGGAGCTCGTGCTGCTCGCGCGCCGCGCGCCCGAGGCCCGCCTCGCGCGCATCGCGATCGACGTCGAGCCGCGCTCCGTGCGCATCGCCCTCACGGTCGACGGCCGCGGCCGGCCGTCCGACGAGGCACCCATCCTCGGCTCGGTGCGCGACCGCGCGGCCGAGCTCGGCGGCACCCTCGACGACGGCGGCACCCAGCGCCTGCGCGAGCTCGTCGTGGAGGTGCCGCGATGA
- a CDS encoding OmpL47-type beta-barrel domain-containing protein, which translates to MMFTPVRRLAAGATAAAILAGAFLIPAAVAVAEELPIDTALTVPQPGAGADESAAARPVAEPSSDLPVDAPVELPDDAPVVPVGASAESDEPAATGSAAPPVDHREPAPAAAASQPVASLTGEAFIAAGDTWVGVIAVDDARNVRVVALGSRFEITMTDSAGVTRSGAAANGYADLSIIPAVPDGGVTVAIHNLASIPQEIPYIFGWDARDITAGASVTVGRPEIGISVFPTRGDTQLVANVVARIIAADGSVRTENLTGSAGFYHAEVAGLAPGRYLVETDALVLGLHRYAVRTVTVAAAETTPPTVAIATAQQQAPGGWFPGDVDVTLTASDAGSGVQYLYWGVDTTTLDFVSGAVKSFRVSGEGTHQVRYQANDWQGNLSAIATRQINIDHTDPEVSLQGFVDGEEFEQDELVAIEYACEDALSGIQSCVGDIGSGDFLDTSTPGTRTFRVTATDRAGNEHIVDRSYTVLEPDTTDPVVDVDVPEEPASGWYLDEVTVRFSASDESGIRRIHYEYGTMQGTVSRDIEGDTAEITFDRTQLYSLSYWAEDNAGNRSEGRTLNLYVDSDAPWIDVYSPDEDELSILPNGHFAQHERVEVDIRCDDIGSGIATCDATTPDGELLPTGVPGTHELRIVATDVAGHRTERVVTYTVDAAPAPGGSQGGAVGGATGGRVLATTGAQDVVPGLALAVILLGAGAALAIRRRVRTR; encoded by the coding sequence ATGATGTTCACCCCCGTGCGCCGGCTCGCCGCCGGCGCGACCGCCGCCGCGATCCTCGCGGGGGCGTTCCTCATCCCCGCCGCGGTAGCCGTGGCCGAGGAGCTGCCGATCGATACGGCCCTCACCGTGCCGCAGCCGGGCGCCGGAGCCGACGAGTCGGCCGCCGCCCGGCCGGTCGCCGAGCCGTCGAGCGACCTCCCCGTCGACGCACCTGTCGAACTCCCCGACGACGCGCCCGTCGTGCCGGTCGGCGCCTCCGCCGAAAGCGACGAGCCCGCCGCGACCGGATCCGCTGCGCCCCCCGTCGACCACCGCGAGCCGGCTCCCGCCGCCGCCGCGTCTCAGCCCGTCGCCTCGCTCACGGGTGAGGCGTTCATCGCCGCGGGTGATACGTGGGTCGGCGTGATCGCGGTGGACGACGCGCGCAACGTGCGCGTCGTCGCTCTCGGCTCGCGCTTCGAGATCACGATGACCGACTCCGCGGGGGTGACCCGCAGCGGCGCGGCCGCGAACGGCTACGCGGACCTCAGCATCATCCCCGCCGTGCCCGACGGCGGCGTCACGGTCGCGATCCACAACCTCGCGTCGATCCCGCAGGAGATCCCGTACATCTTCGGGTGGGACGCACGCGACATCACCGCAGGGGCTTCGGTCACGGTGGGGCGACCCGAGATCGGCATCAGCGTGTTCCCCACCCGGGGCGACACCCAGCTCGTGGCGAACGTCGTCGCGCGGATCATCGCCGCAGACGGCTCCGTGCGCACCGAGAACCTCACGGGCTCGGCGGGCTTCTACCACGCCGAGGTCGCGGGCCTCGCGCCCGGGCGCTACCTCGTCGAGACGGACGCGCTCGTCCTCGGACTGCATCGCTACGCGGTGCGCACCGTGACCGTCGCCGCCGCGGAGACGACTCCTCCGACGGTCGCGATCGCGACCGCGCAGCAGCAGGCGCCCGGCGGCTGGTTCCCGGGAGACGTGGATGTGACGCTCACCGCGAGCGACGCGGGTTCGGGCGTCCAGTATCTCTACTGGGGCGTCGACACGACGACGCTCGACTTCGTCTCCGGCGCGGTGAAGTCGTTCCGCGTCTCGGGGGAGGGCACGCACCAGGTGCGCTACCAGGCGAACGATTGGCAGGGCAATCTGAGCGCGATCGCGACCCGCCAGATCAACATCGACCACACCGATCCGGAGGTGAGCCTCCAGGGCTTCGTCGACGGCGAGGAGTTCGAGCAGGACGAGCTCGTCGCGATCGAGTACGCGTGCGAGGACGCCCTCTCGGGCATCCAGAGCTGCGTCGGCGACATCGGCTCGGGCGACTTCCTCGACACCTCGACACCCGGCACGCGCACCTTCCGCGTGACGGCGACCGACCGCGCCGGCAACGAGCACATCGTCGACCGCTCCTACACGGTGCTCGAACCCGACACGACCGACCCCGTCGTCGACGTCGACGTGCCCGAGGAGCCCGCCTCCGGCTGGTACCTCGACGAGGTGACGGTGCGCTTCAGCGCGAGCGACGAGAGCGGCATCCGTCGCATCCACTACGAGTACGGCACGATGCAGGGCACCGTGAGCCGCGACATCGAGGGCGACACCGCCGAGATCACGTTCGACCGCACGCAGCTCTACAGCCTCAGCTACTGGGCCGAGGACAACGCGGGCAACCGCAGCGAGGGACGCACCCTCAACCTCTATGTCGACTCGGACGCGCCGTGGATCGACGTGTACAGCCCCGATGAGGACGAACTCTCGATCCTGCCGAACGGGCACTTCGCCCAGCACGAGCGCGTCGAGGTCGACATCCGCTGCGACGACATCGGCTCGGGCATCGCGACGTGCGACGCCACGACGCCGGACGGCGAGCTGCTGCCGACGGGCGTGCCCGGCACGCACGAGCTGCGCATCGTCGCGACGGATGTGGCGGGCCACCGCACCGAGCGCGTCGTGACCTACACGGTCGACGCCGCGCCCGCGCCCGGCGGTTCGCAGGGCGGTGCCGTCGGCGGCGCGACCGGCGGTCGCGTGCTCGCCACGACGGGAGCCCAGGATGTCGTCCCGGGCCTCGCGCTCGCCGTGATCCTGCTGGGGGCAGGGGCGGCGCTCGCGATCCGGCGACGC
- a CDS encoding response regulator transcription factor, translating into MTASEPIRVVVVDDHPLFRIGIISLLETLEGVEVVGSAETADEAVEVVLAASPAVVLMDLDLAAGSSGIDATRRINRERPDIGVLVLTMLGDDESLFAAVRSGARGYLLKTAAPGEVQRAIHAVAAGDMLLGADVARRAVSYLTDAKRSGGSPFPELTEREREVLDLVARGQDNPTIARTLVLTNKTVRNYVYGIASKLGATDRSALIVMAREAGIGVDSLT; encoded by the coding sequence ATGACCGCATCCGAACCCATCCGCGTCGTCGTCGTCGATGACCACCCGCTCTTCCGCATCGGCATCATCTCGCTGCTCGAGACCCTCGAGGGCGTCGAGGTCGTCGGGTCGGCGGAGACGGCCGACGAGGCCGTCGAGGTGGTGCTCGCCGCGTCGCCCGCGGTCGTGCTCATGGACCTCGACCTCGCCGCGGGCTCGTCGGGCATCGACGCGACGCGGCGCATCAACCGCGAGCGCCCCGACATCGGCGTGCTCGTGCTCACGATGCTCGGCGACGACGAGTCGCTCTTCGCGGCCGTGCGCTCGGGCGCCCGCGGTTACCTGCTCAAGACGGCGGCGCCGGGCGAGGTGCAGCGCGCGATCCACGCGGTCGCCGCGGGCGACATGCTCCTGGGGGCGGATGTCGCGCGCCGGGCCGTCTCGTATCTCACCGACGCGAAGCGCTCGGGTGGCAGCCCCTTCCCGGAGCTCACGGAGCGCGAGCGGGAGGTGCTCGACCTCGTGGCGCGCGGTCAGGACAACCCGACGATCGCCCGCACCCTCGTGCTCACGAACAAGACCGTGCGGAACTACGTGTACGGCATCGCGTCGAAGCTCGGGGCGACCGACCGCTCGGCGCTCATCGTCATGGCGCGCGAGGCCGGCATCGGCGTGGATTCGCTTACCTGA